One window from the genome of Streptomyces sp. WZ-12 encodes:
- a CDS encoding GDP-mannose 4,6-dehydratase, whose translation MSKRALITGITGQDGSYLAEHLLSQGYQVWGLIRGQANPRKSRVSRLASELNFVDGDLMDQASLVSAVDTVQPDEVYNLGAISFVPMSWQQAELVTEVNGMGVLRMLEAIRIVSGFSTSRTANPHGQIRFYQASSSEMFGKAAETPQRETTLFHPRSPYGAAKAYGHYITRNYRESFGMYAVSGMLFNHESPRRGQEFVTRKITLAVARIKHGLQDKLALGNLDAVRDWGYAGDYVRAMHLMLQQDAGDDYVIGTGRMHSVRDAVRIAFEHIGLDWQDHVVIDSALVRPAEVEVLCADSSKAQDRLGWKPDVDFAGLMRMMVDSDLAQVSRENQYGDLLLAANW comes from the coding sequence ATGTCCAAGCGAGCGCTGATCACCGGAATCACCGGTCAGGACGGCTCCTACCTGGCCGAGCACCTGCTGTCCCAGGGCTATCAGGTGTGGGGCCTGATCCGCGGCCAGGCCAACCCCCGCAAGTCCCGGGTCAGCCGCCTGGCCAGCGAACTGAACTTCGTCGACGGCGACCTGATGGACCAGGCCAGCCTGGTCTCCGCGGTCGACACCGTGCAGCCCGACGAGGTCTACAACCTCGGCGCCATCTCCTTCGTGCCGATGTCCTGGCAACAGGCGGAACTGGTCACCGAGGTCAACGGCATGGGCGTGCTGCGCATGCTGGAGGCCATCCGCATCGTCAGCGGCTTCAGCACCTCCCGCACCGCCAACCCGCACGGTCAGATCCGCTTCTACCAGGCGTCCTCCTCCGAGATGTTCGGCAAGGCCGCCGAGACCCCGCAGCGCGAGACCACGCTCTTCCACCCGCGCAGCCCCTACGGCGCGGCCAAGGCATACGGCCACTACATCACCCGCAACTACCGCGAGTCCTTCGGCATGTACGCGGTCTCCGGAATGCTGTTCAACCACGAATCGCCGCGCCGCGGGCAGGAGTTCGTCACCCGCAAGATCACCCTCGCGGTCGCCCGCATCAAGCACGGCCTCCAGGACAAGCTGGCGCTCGGCAACCTCGACGCGGTCCGCGACTGGGGCTACGCCGGCGACTACGTCCGCGCCATGCACCTGATGCTCCAACAGGACGCCGGCGACGACTACGTCATCGGCACCGGCCGGATGCACTCGGTGCGCGACGCGGTCCGCATCGCCTTCGAACACATCGGCCTGGACTGGCAGGACCACGTCGTCATCGACTCCGCCCTGGTGCGGCCCGCCGAGGTCGAGGTGCTGTGCGCCGACAGCTCGAAGGCCCAGGACCGCCTCGGCTGGAAGCCGGACGTCGACTTCGCCGGCCTCATGCGGATGATGGTCGATTCCGACCTGGCGCAGGTTTCCCGTGAAAACCAATACGGGGACCTGCTGTTGGCCGCCAACTGGTAG
- a CDS encoding ABC transporter ATP-binding protein: MLLRLLRAQLRPYSWATGALVALQLVQILGTLLLPTLGAALIDEGVVRADRGRITELGAVMVAVALVQIAAALGAAALAARTSTAMGRDLRSAVFRRILDFSAREVGQFGTPSLLTRSVNDVQQVQNLAQSGFGIVVCAPLMCLGSVVLALRQDVPLALLLVGLVLVVAVCFGLLLARMGTLYARMQVTLDRLGRLLREAITGVRVVRSFVRDGHERQRFAHTNDAFLDLSQRVGRLIATMLPVVLLIMNGFTVALLWAGSRRIDAGRMPIGSLSAFLSYLSLILMSVVMLAFVFLSVPRARVCAGRIAEVLDTGTSVAPPAAPQAMRGPAGRVELCGAGFRYPGAEEAVLRDVDLTVEPGERIAVLGSTGSGKTTLLNLVLRLSDATDGTVRVGGTDVRALATDVLAAAIGFVPQRPYLFSGTVASNLRFGRPDATDEELWEALRVAQAADFVERMPGGLDAELTQGGGNVSGGQRQRLSLARALLRRPAVYLFDDCFSALDQATEAALRAALVPHTAGATVITVAQRVSAARDADRIVVLDGGRVVAQGSHGALLRSSPTYREIALSQLTEEEAADGLAGRP, from the coding sequence GTGCTGTTGAGACTCCTGCGGGCACAGTTGCGCCCCTATTCCTGGGCCACCGGCGCCCTCGTCGCGCTCCAACTCGTGCAAATTCTGGGCACGTTGCTGTTGCCCACGTTGGGTGCCGCGCTGATCGACGAGGGCGTGGTGCGCGCCGACCGCGGCCGCATCACGGAGTTGGGCGCGGTGATGGTGGCGGTGGCCCTGGTGCAGATCGCGGCGGCGCTCGGGGCGGCGGCGCTGGCCGCCCGGACCTCGACGGCGATGGGTCGCGATCTGCGGTCCGCGGTCTTCCGCCGGATACTGGACTTCTCCGCCCGCGAGGTCGGGCAGTTCGGCACCCCGTCGTTGCTGACCCGGTCGGTGAACGACGTGCAACAGGTGCAGAACCTCGCCCAGTCCGGCTTCGGCATCGTGGTCTGCGCGCCCCTGATGTGTCTGGGCAGCGTGGTACTGGCGCTGCGTCAAGACGTGCCGCTGGCCCTGCTGTTGGTGGGTCTGGTGCTGGTGGTGGCGGTCTGCTTCGGCCTGCTGCTGGCCCGGATGGGGACCCTGTACGCGCGGATGCAGGTGACGTTGGACCGTTTGGGGCGGCTGTTGCGGGAGGCGATCACCGGGGTGCGGGTGGTGCGGTCCTTCGTCCGCGACGGCCACGAGCGGCAGCGTTTCGCGCACACCAACGACGCGTTCTTGGACCTGTCGCAGCGGGTGGGCCGACTGATCGCGACCATGTTGCCGGTCGTCCTGCTGATCATGAACGGTTTCACCGTCGCCCTGCTGTGGGCCGGCTCCCGGCGGATCGACGCGGGCCGGATGCCGATCGGCTCGCTGAGCGCCTTCCTGAGTTACCTCTCGCTGATCCTGATGTCCGTGGTGATGCTCGCCTTCGTGTTCCTGTCGGTGCCGCGCGCCCGGGTCTGCGCCGGCCGGATCGCGGAGGTCCTCGACACCGGGACGAGCGTGGCGCCGCCGGCCGCGCCCCAAGCGATGCGCGGACCCGCCGGCCGCGTCGAGCTGTGCGGCGCCGGGTTCCGTTACCCGGGCGCCGAGGAAGCGGTCCTGCGGGATGTCGATCTGACGGTCGAGCCGGGCGAGCGGATCGCGGTGCTCGGCAGCACCGGCAGCGGCAAGACGACCCTGCTCAACCTGGTGCTGCGGCTCTCCGACGCGACCGACGGCACCGTCCGGGTCGGCGGCACGGACGTCCGGGCGCTGGCCACGGACGTGCTCGCCGCCGCCATCGGGTTCGTGCCCCAGCGGCCGTACCTGTTCTCCGGCACCGTGGCGAGCAATCTGCGGTTCGGGCGGCCGGACGCCACCGACGAGGAGCTGTGGGAGGCGCTGCGGGTCGCCCAGGCGGCCGACTTCGTCGAGCGGATGCCGGGCGGCCTGGACGCGGAGCTCACCCAGGGCGGCGGCAACGTCTCCGGCGGGCAGCGGCAACGGCTGTCCCTCGCCCGGGCGTTGCTGCGCCGCCCGGCCGTCTATCTCTTCGACGACTGCTTCTCGGCGCTCGACCAGGCGACCGAGGCCGCGCTGCGGGCGGCGCTGGTGCCTCACACCGCGGGCGCGACGGTGATCACCGTCGCGCAGCGGGTCTCCGCCGCCCGCGACGCGGACCGGATCGTCGTCCTGGACGGCGGCCGCGTCGTCGCCCAGGGCAGCCATGGGGCGCTGCTGCGCAGCAGCCCGACCTACCGCGAGATCGCCCTCTCGCAGCTCACCGAGGAGGAAGCCGCCGATGGCCTCGCCGGACGTCCCTGA